Proteins co-encoded in one Brassica rapa cultivar Chiifu-401-42 chromosome A02, CAAS_Brap_v3.01, whole genome shotgun sequence genomic window:
- the LOC103852190 gene encoding F-box protein At5g50450, protein MTHLNKKPRLEKNLTVNVNHIDDLPDDLVFSILRKLSSSASCPADFFNVLITCKRLNRLGLHPLVLSRAGTQTLAVTAEKWSDSAHRFLKLCVNAGNIDACYVLGMIRFYCLQNPVSGASLMARAAIKSHAPALYSLSVIQFNGSGGTKSDKNLRAGVALCARSAYLGHVDALRELGHCLQDGYGVPRDVAEGRRLLIQANARELAGSLRSYLSLKSGDETLTELNGLPVQEIRPVNRFLKDWFDSGRVVLAEGLRMCSHGGCGRPETRSHEFRRCSVCGKVNYCSRGCQALDWRVKHKMECAPLDLWVGAAAIGVGDEDVDAVEVENHAAR, encoded by the exons ATGACGCATCTCAACAAAAAACCCAGGTTAGAGAAGAACCTCACGGTTAACGTCAACCACATCGACGACTTACCTGACGATCTCGTCTTCTCTATCCTCCGCAAACTCAGTTCCTCCGCTTCTTGTCCCGCCGATTTCTTCAACGTTCTCATCAC ATGCAAGAGACTGAACCGGTTGGGTTTGCATCCTCTGGTTTTATCCAGAGCCGGAACTCAAACCCTAGCCGTCACGGCGGAGAAATGGTCTGACTCCGCCCACAGATTCCTCAAACTCTGTGTTAATGCCGGAAACATCGACGCTTGCTACGTTCTCGGAATG ATCCGTTTTTACTGTCTTCAAAACCCAGTGAGCGGCGCTTCTTTAATGGCTAGAGCCGCGATTAAGTCTCACGCGCCGGCGCTTTACTCGCTGTCGGTGATTCAGTTCAACGGGAGCGGCGGTACCAAATCCGACAAGAATCTACGCGCCGGAGTCGCTCTCTGCGCGCGTTCCGCTTACCTCGGCCACGTCGACGCGCTCAGAGAGCTCGGTCACTGCCTACAAGACGGTTACGGCGTTCCTCGCGACGTCGCCGAAGGACGTCGGCTTTTGATTCAGGCGAACGCGAGGGAGCTCGCGGGCTCTCTACGCTCTTACCTCTCTCTCAAATCGGGAGACGAAACGCTAACCGAACTCAACGGATTACCGGTTCAGGAGATTCGTCCAGTAAACCGGTTTTTGAAGGATTGGTTTGATTCGGGTCGGGTTGTTTTAGCCGAGGGGTTGAGGATGTGTTCTCACGGCGGTTGCGGAAGGCCGGAGACTAGGTCGCATGAGTTCCGGCGATGTTCGGTCTGTGGGAAAGTGAACTACTGTTCGAGAGGGTGTCAGGCGTTAGATTGGAGAGTGAAGCATAAGATGGAATGTGCCCCGTTAGATCTGTGGGTTGGGGCTGCGGCGATCGGCGTCGGTGACGAGGACGTTGATGCTGTGGAAGTTGAGAATCATGCTGCTCGATAA